Proteins co-encoded in one Vibrio sp. SNU_ST1 genomic window:
- a CDS encoding Lrp/AsnC family transcriptional regulator, with protein MDRFDERILQELKLDGRISNIELSERIGLSASATLRRVQDLERKGIIQGYRAVLDNGLMGVGFIAYVSIGLSSHSKAAQLEFEQHVSMEKEVVECHNITGANEYLLRVETKDLPGYKKFHADVLGECAQVQSITTMVVMDTPKDER; from the coding sequence ATGGATAGATTTGACGAAAGGATATTGCAAGAGCTTAAATTGGACGGCAGAATCTCCAACATTGAGCTTTCAGAACGTATAGGATTGTCGGCTTCAGCGACCTTAAGGCGAGTACAGGATCTCGAGCGTAAAGGGATCATTCAAGGTTACCGTGCGGTTCTGGATAATGGCCTGATGGGCGTTGGCTTTATAGCTTATGTTTCGATTGGCTTGTCGAGCCATAGCAAAGCGGCTCAGCTAGAGTTTGAACAGCACGTCAGTATGGAAAAAGAGGTAGTGGAGTGCCACAACATTACTGGTGCCAACGAGTACTTGCTAAGGGTAGAAACAAAAGATCTACCTGGCTATAAGAAGTTTCATGCCGATGTGCTTGGGGAATGTGCTCAGGTGCAATCGATTACGACTATGGTTGTGATGGACACCCCCAAAGATGAACGTTAG
- the rsgA gene encoding ribosome small subunit-dependent GTPase A, translating to MNSQNTFSHPMSLRQLGWQPVFQQQLTLEDYDQSVIARITAHHRSGYTLASEQGEIVLPIHQKQPAMTVGDWVILNSELQFGRLLDRQSLFSRKAAGSRIAEQYISANIDTVFVVVSLNNDFNLSRIERYLALANEAKVEAVIVLTKKDLCDDYEDKIQQVQSLDPMLMIEAVNSLDQDSTQVLSPWCRAGKTVALMGSSGVGKSTLVNSLLGEAEQVTGGIREDDSKGRHTTTSRSLHLLTSGGLLLDTPGMRELQLADCAEGVSETFSDVEELAMHCRFSDCHHESEPGCKIRKAIESGDLSERRFTNYQKLLREQARNGTSLAEQRANSKQLSKMYKTVQSESRNIKKASD from the coding sequence ATGAATTCACAAAACACATTTTCTCATCCAATGTCACTTCGACAACTTGGATGGCAACCTGTATTCCAACAACAACTGACACTCGAAGACTATGACCAATCCGTTATTGCTCGTATTACCGCGCACCACCGTAGCGGCTATACACTAGCGTCAGAACAAGGCGAAATCGTTCTCCCTATCCATCAAAAACAACCCGCAATGACGGTTGGCGACTGGGTAATCTTGAACTCTGAACTGCAATTCGGCCGTTTATTAGACCGTCAATCGCTCTTCAGCCGTAAAGCTGCAGGTAGCCGTATCGCAGAACAATATATCTCAGCTAATATCGACACGGTTTTTGTCGTGGTTTCGTTAAATAACGACTTTAATCTAAGCCGTATTGAACGCTACCTAGCGCTCGCCAATGAAGCAAAGGTTGAAGCGGTTATCGTACTCACCAAGAAAGACTTGTGTGACGACTACGAAGACAAAATACAACAAGTGCAAAGCTTAGACCCAATGCTAATGATCGAAGCCGTAAATAGCCTAGACCAAGACTCAACTCAAGTTTTGTCGCCTTGGTGTAGAGCGGGCAAGACTGTGGCTTTAATGGGTTCATCCGGTGTGGGTAAATCTACCTTGGTCAACTCGTTACTTGGTGAGGCTGAACAAGTCACAGGTGGCATTCGTGAAGACGACAGCAAAGGCCGACACACAACCACATCACGATCGCTCCACTTGCTAACATCGGGCGGCTTACTACTCGATACTCCAGGAATGCGAGAGCTACAACTTGCTGACTGCGCTGAAGGCGTGAGTGAAACCTTTTCTGACGTCGAAGAGTTAGCCATGCATTGCCGATTCTCTGATTGTCATCATGAATCAGAACCGGGGTGCAAGATACGCAAGGCGATTGAAAGTGGTGATTTGTCTGAAAGACGATTTACTAACTATCAAAAGTTATTGAGAGAGCAAGCCAGAAATGGCACCTCATTGGCAGAGCAACGCGCGAACAGTAAGCAGCTTTCCAAGATGTACAAAACCGTGCAATCAGAAAGCCGCAACATTAAAAAAGCTTCTGACTAA
- the pulA gene encoding pullulanase-type alpha-1,6-glucosidase, whose product MNEINTNKHEILQSTFNIAKTKSFNIAQTNSFKRSALAKAILPLVTATLIAGCGSDTSKTNSDSTSLYKAAENEVVIYYKRDVAAARASGSAYDGWGLHLWNGEGCTSTDLVGMGLGDNGTDWDVPYEFKGINDTYGAYYVLKVDPDASDPHKCINFILHNGGDKAFGSANSKIDLTKLSQSQSVFGFHGSSALYYEPISERPVKIDGQKAHWLDSKTIAWEAADGADSLKLFYALDNSITINDDKAIVGGQAVELKKDGKLSSTLKERFRHLASLPALSIDVDDSTLRTILKSQIVVVAYNANGDVISSTEVQKPGVLDAVFANEEAGNAMGETLGAIVEGSTTTFKLWAPTAQDVELVLYSEDRQSSKVIPMTESLETGIWATDSISNAVNSYYRYQVKVYHPTTGNIETRLVTDPYSLGLSKNSAYSQVIDLDEVTLMPQGWTGYKRPTVKKDEDHVLYESHLRDFSFSDKLGTASLNGKYLALTEADRESVKHLKALKDAGLTTLHILPAFDIATINEDDASRVDITDTIGKLCNVKPTATLCGTEDENKTIETVLNSYNSSTGDAQALMNDLRMLDSFNWGYDPFHYTVPEGSYATDPNGSKRILEFRQMVKAAHDMDLKLIMDVVYNHTNASGVNDKSVLDKIVPGYYHRLNVNTGGVESSTCCDNTATENLMMGKLMVDSLKVWADDYQVDGFRFDLMGHQPKSVMVEALKEVRKIDPNTLFYGEGWDFGEVANNARFEQANQINMAGTEIGTFSDRLRDAVRGGSPFDGGVDSEGKHPLRFNQGFGNAAFANEETKVDQDSVNGRLHNQDLVRLGMAGNLAEYVLLDYKGDTKLGKNVDYNGAPAGYTKMPSENISYVSKHDNQTLWDNNAYKIAEGTSSAERARMQSVSLSTVMLGQGIPFIHMGSELLRSKSMQRDSYDSGDWYNRVMFDGTDNNWNVGLPRKDKDGANWELIKTIIADSTAKPVKEDIDLTKQQFLELLKIRSSSELFRLDTAEEVMKRVDFRNVGKDQIEGLIVMSIDDGISTGKDLDPTADAIVVVINSTSKSQSFKITGATGFTLHTIQQNSADDIVKGATFSAETFTVPPLTTAVFVQTQGASQGAGLSVDNSQKDVSKIPPYGKTTVYVRGAMNGWNPTDAWTMSFVGNGVYSVSGALAVGEYGFKFADAEWKTPNFGCNSVDLAQGSINIGSEGDCKLNVTEAGNYTFTLNAIHQLNNSAEKAVVSVTKQ is encoded by the coding sequence GTGAACGAAATAAATACCAATAAACACGAGATTCTACAAAGTACCTTCAATATTGCAAAAACAAAGAGCTTCAATATTGCGCAAACAAACAGCTTCAAACGTTCAGCTTTAGCCAAGGCAATATTGCCTCTCGTCACCGCGACCTTGATAGCAGGCTGTGGAAGCGACACTAGCAAGACAAACTCTGACAGCACAAGTCTATATAAAGCCGCTGAAAACGAAGTTGTTATTTATTACAAACGTGATGTTGCAGCGGCTCGCGCTTCTGGCTCGGCCTACGACGGTTGGGGGCTTCACCTTTGGAATGGCGAAGGTTGTACGAGCACTGACTTAGTCGGCATGGGACTAGGTGACAATGGGACTGACTGGGATGTACCTTATGAATTCAAGGGCATCAATGATACCTATGGCGCCTACTACGTATTGAAAGTCGACCCAGATGCATCCGACCCTCATAAGTGCATCAACTTCATCTTGCATAATGGCGGCGATAAGGCGTTTGGCAGCGCCAACTCGAAAATTGATCTCACCAAACTGAGTCAATCTCAATCTGTATTCGGTTTCCATGGCAGCAGCGCGCTGTACTACGAGCCGATTTCAGAACGCCCAGTTAAGATTGATGGCCAGAAGGCACATTGGTTGGACTCAAAGACGATCGCTTGGGAAGCAGCAGACGGTGCCGACTCTCTCAAGTTGTTCTACGCGCTCGATAACAGCATCACGATAAACGATGATAAGGCAATCGTCGGTGGGCAGGCCGTTGAACTCAAAAAAGATGGCAAGCTATCCTCTACATTAAAAGAACGTTTCCGTCACCTAGCAAGCCTACCCGCTTTATCAATCGATGTTGACGACAGCACACTGCGCACCATCTTGAAATCTCAGATCGTTGTTGTTGCGTATAATGCGAATGGCGACGTTATCTCTTCAACTGAAGTTCAAAAGCCCGGCGTACTTGATGCTGTGTTTGCCAACGAAGAGGCCGGTAACGCAATGGGAGAAACACTGGGGGCGATTGTGGAAGGCAGCACGACGACCTTCAAACTTTGGGCCCCTACCGCGCAAGATGTTGAACTCGTCCTCTACAGCGAAGACCGACAAAGTTCTAAAGTGATCCCAATGACGGAAAGCTTGGAAACAGGCATTTGGGCAACGGATTCAATTTCTAACGCAGTGAACAGTTATTACCGTTACCAAGTGAAGGTTTATCACCCAACCACAGGCAATATCGAAACTCGCCTTGTGACCGACCCATACTCACTCGGCTTGTCGAAGAATTCAGCATACTCTCAAGTGATTGACCTTGATGAAGTAACACTGATGCCACAAGGTTGGACTGGATATAAGCGCCCAACGGTGAAGAAAGACGAAGACCACGTACTGTACGAATCACACCTTCGTGACTTTAGCTTCAGTGATAAGTTAGGTACAGCAAGCTTAAACGGCAAGTACCTCGCGCTAACAGAAGCCGATCGTGAGTCAGTAAAACACTTGAAAGCTCTGAAAGATGCTGGTTTAACCACACTTCATATCTTACCTGCATTCGATATCGCCACCATCAATGAAGATGACGCGAGCCGCGTGGATATCACCGACACTATCGGCAAACTCTGTAACGTAAAACCAACCGCTACTTTATGTGGCACCGAAGATGAAAACAAAACCATCGAAACCGTACTCAACAGCTATAACTCTTCAACAGGCGATGCCCAAGCTCTAATGAACGATCTGCGTATGCTAGATAGTTTCAACTGGGGCTACGACCCATTTCATTACACAGTTCCAGAGGGAAGTTACGCGACAGATCCTAACGGTTCAAAGCGTATTCTTGAATTCCGTCAAATGGTTAAAGCTGCGCACGACATGGATCTTAAACTGATCATGGACGTGGTTTATAACCATACCAATGCGTCTGGCGTGAACGATAAGTCAGTACTGGATAAGATCGTCCCTGGGTATTATCACCGCCTGAATGTGAACACAGGTGGCGTGGAAAGCTCAACGTGTTGTGACAACACCGCAACTGAAAACCTAATGATGGGTAAGTTGATGGTCGACTCACTCAAAGTATGGGCTGACGACTATCAGGTTGATGGTTTCCGCTTTGATTTAATGGGCCACCAGCCAAAAAGCGTGATGGTCGAGGCATTGAAAGAAGTGCGCAAGATCGACCCAAATACCCTGTTCTATGGCGAAGGTTGGGACTTTGGCGAAGTAGCAAACAACGCTCGCTTCGAGCAAGCCAACCAGATCAACATGGCAGGCACCGAAATTGGCACCTTCTCTGACCGTTTGCGTGATGCAGTACGAGGCGGTAGCCCGTTTGATGGCGGTGTCGATTCAGAAGGTAAGCACCCACTTCGTTTTAACCAAGGCTTCGGTAACGCCGCGTTTGCCAACGAAGAGACCAAGGTTGATCAAGATTCAGTCAACGGTCGTTTACACAACCAAGATCTCGTGCGCTTAGGCATGGCGGGGAACTTAGCCGAATACGTATTACTGGATTACAAAGGCGATACCAAACTGGGTAAAAACGTCGACTACAACGGTGCACCGGCCGGCTACACCAAAATGCCATCAGAGAACATCTCTTACGTTTCCAAGCACGATAACCAAACTCTTTGGGATAACAACGCTTACAAAATCGCCGAAGGTACAAGCTCTGCAGAACGCGCGCGCATGCAGTCGGTATCACTCTCTACGGTAATGTTGGGCCAAGGCATTCCATTCATCCACATGGGGTCTGAACTGTTACGTTCTAAATCGATGCAGCGTGATTCTTACGACTCTGGCGATTGGTACAACCGGGTGATGTTTGATGGTACTGACAATAACTGGAATGTTGGCTTACCCCGAAAAGACAAAGATGGCGCCAACTGGGAACTCATCAAAACCATAATTGCCGACAGCACAGCTAAACCAGTAAAAGAGGACATTGACCTAACCAAGCAGCAATTCCTAGAACTGTTAAAAATCCGCAGCTCAAGTGAACTGTTCCGCTTAGACACAGCAGAAGAAGTCATGAAGCGTGTCGATTTCCGCAATGTGGGCAAAGATCAAATCGAAGGTCTGATCGTGATGTCTATTGATGACGGAATCTCCACGGGCAAAGACCTAGATCCAACCGCTGATGCCATTGTGGTTGTTATAAACTCAACGAGTAAATCTCAATCATTCAAGATCACGGGAGCGACGGGCTTTACACTCCATACCATTCAGCAGAACTCTGCCGATGACATCGTGAAAGGCGCCACCTTTTCCGCTGAGACCTTCACCGTTCCGCCATTAACCACCGCGGTATTTGTGCAAACTCAAGGCGCATCACAAGGTGCTGGATTATCGGTTGATAACTCACAAAAGGACGTATCTAAGATTCCGCCATATGGCAAAACGACCGTCTATGTACGTGGTGCAATGAACGGATGGAACCCGACGGACGCTTGGACGATGAGCTTCGTTGGTAACGGCGTTTACTCTGTTAGTGGCGCTTTGGCTGTGGGTGAGTACGGCTTCAAGTTTGCAGATGCCGAATGGAAAACACCAAACTTTGGCTGTAACTCCGTCGACCTAGCTCAGGGCTCGATCAACATTGGCAGCGAAGGCGACTGTAAGTTGAATGTAACCGAAGCCGGCAACTACACATTCACACTGAATGCGATTCATCAACTCAATAACAGCGCAGAAAAAGCTGTGGTATCTGTGACGAAACAATAA
- a CDS encoding LysE family translocator, with protein MPLEQLSALALFAFVSTFTPGPNNIMLMTSGANVGFARTIPHMLGVALGFAAMLLLVGFGLMGIFNAYPVSHKILKYLSLTYLVYLAIKIALSGKAKNNEAYKPMTFIGAASFQWVNPKGWSMALTAISVYSSGSSWWELAVIASIFTLANLPSVTFWTAAGKQLQHWLTTPIRIKSFNYGMAGLLLASTIPML; from the coding sequence ATGCCTTTAGAACAACTTAGCGCACTTGCCTTGTTTGCGTTTGTCTCGACCTTCACACCAGGTCCAAATAACATCATGCTCATGACATCAGGAGCCAATGTTGGCTTTGCTCGTACCATTCCGCACATGCTTGGCGTTGCTCTGGGGTTTGCAGCCATGTTGCTGCTGGTTGGCTTCGGCTTAATGGGGATTTTTAACGCCTATCCGGTCTCTCACAAAATCTTGAAATACCTAAGTCTTACTTACCTCGTGTACCTTGCGATCAAGATAGCATTGAGCGGCAAAGCCAAAAATAACGAGGCTTACAAGCCCATGACTTTCATTGGCGCAGCGAGTTTTCAGTGGGTCAACCCTAAAGGTTGGTCGATGGCGCTGACGGCTATTTCAGTCTATAGCAGCGGCAGTTCATGGTGGGAGCTTGCAGTCATCGCCAGTATCTTCACGCTAGCCAACTTGCCTTCTGTGACATTCTGGACAGCGGCAGGCAAGCAACTGCAACATTGGCTAACAACGCCAATCCGCATCAAAAGCTTCAACTACGGTATGGCAGGTTTGCTGTTAGCCTCAACGATTCCGATGTTGTAA
- a CDS encoding copper chaperone PCu(A)C, translating into MKLKVLALAGLLLTPLAQANSDIMVHDAYARATPPSAVNSAVFTTLMNHSDKDRAIVSATTPAAGKVELHDVIVDGDVMKMRQVQAITIPANGKAVLKPGSLHIMLFDLKSSLKEGEQIKMTLTFANGETQTFDAPVKKVMSGMKKMNHDHH; encoded by the coding sequence ATGAAGTTAAAAGTACTTGCTCTAGCAGGCTTATTGCTCACTCCTCTTGCTCAAGCAAATAGCGACATTATGGTTCATGACGCGTACGCGCGTGCAACCCCACCTTCAGCAGTGAACAGCGCGGTATTCACGACTCTGATGAACCACAGCGATAAAGATCGCGCTATTGTTTCTGCAACAACACCAGCTGCTGGAAAGGTAGAACTTCATGATGTTATCGTTGATGGCGACGTAATGAAGATGCGTCAAGTTCAGGCGATCACCATCCCTGCAAATGGTAAAGCTGTACTTAAACCAGGTAGCTTACACATCATGTTGTTTGACTTAAAAAGCAGCCTAAAAGAAGGTGAACAAATCAAAATGACACTGACCTTCGCAAACGGTGAAACACAGACCTTTGATGCGCCAGTGAAGAAAGTGATGAGCGGTATGAAAAAGATGAATCACGATCATCATTAA
- a CDS encoding DUF1294 domain-containing protein has product MLSSSIQIAITYLVLVAVSALFSESSKALLVWYLVIGTVTFFVYAKDKRAAINGNWRVPEKTLHIFSVAGGWLGALIAQDKLRHKTQKQPFRFVFFVTVSLNVVAFVWTLTPSGQATFGRWVSEIIGYL; this is encoded by the coding sequence ATGTTGTCTTCATCTATTCAAATCGCTATTACTTATCTGGTATTGGTAGCGGTATCTGCGTTGTTTTCAGAAAGTTCAAAAGCGCTCTTGGTGTGGTATTTAGTTATCGGAACAGTGACGTTTTTTGTGTACGCGAAGGACAAGAGAGCGGCAATCAATGGTAATTGGCGTGTACCAGAAAAAACTCTGCATATTTTTTCTGTTGCTGGTGGTTGGTTAGGGGCGTTAATTGCTCAAGATAAACTGCGTCATAAAACGCAGAAGCAACCATTTAGATTTGTATTTTTCGTGACGGTGTCACTTAATGTTGTAGCTTTTGTCTGGACGTTAACGCCGAGCGGGCAGGCGACATTTGGTCGTTGGGTTAGTGAGATTATTGGATACTTGTAA
- a CDS encoding SCO family protein translates to MSRNWSLALVVAFVLGFGVKSYLDGQNEAQKQRAAKQQFSATTLFGKDNQPTEIFDQTDDRIRIVYFGFTRCPDVCPTSLAMLAGALNQISDEAKAKMRPMFVSLDPERDAAEASYEYAQYFHPMMEGLSGPLDVTTTLAHNYGVIFRKTKLEGSELEYTLDHSSYFYFLKPDGTLITKVPHTLTPAPIVEAINTLTR, encoded by the coding sequence ATGAGTAGAAATTGGTCGTTAGCATTGGTTGTCGCTTTTGTCCTTGGCTTTGGCGTTAAAAGTTACCTTGATGGGCAAAACGAAGCTCAAAAACAACGCGCGGCAAAACAACAATTCTCCGCAACAACCCTTTTCGGCAAAGATAACCAGCCAACGGAAATCTTTGACCAAACCGATGACAGAATTCGTATCGTTTACTTTGGTTTCACACGTTGCCCAGATGTGTGCCCTACTTCTCTAGCAATGTTAGCCGGAGCACTTAACCAGATTTCTGATGAAGCAAAAGCCAAGATGCGCCCGATGTTTGTTTCTCTTGATCCTGAGCGCGACGCCGCTGAAGCCTCATACGAATACGCACAATACTTCCACCCAATGATGGAAGGATTAAGTGGTCCGTTAGATGTGACAACAACGCTTGCACACAACTACGGTGTTATTTTTAGAAAGACCAAGCTTGAAGGTTCAGAATTGGAATACACCCTAGACCACAGCTCATATTTCTATTTTTTAAAACCCGATGGCACGCTGATTACCAAAGTGCCGCATACGTTAACTCCAGCGCCAATTGTTGAAGCTATCAACACATTAACGCGCTAA
- a CDS encoding tetratricopeptide repeat protein, with amino-acid sequence MGIAIGATALSLILIAVWLVSLSLRKKRLEQERKARAVAYRKAIEKARIQEQKDRQFKAETGHVPSILYLAKEAERVNLKEALYWYDKAAHLDNVNGMYGIVRLSMKCKEDLILREKANFWQLAISALDNDPLAKFEVGKALVFGRGVEKNLPKGSAYIEESAASGNTEAMLFMGDWCLDRENPDYSPESSFMWYRKAAEKNNLDGKIKLGMSYLNGVGVVANHREAVYWFETAAEKNCAEAMFRAGEAWIDHGEHGNAIAYIWLFLSAHFGYADARYLRDKVGGDLGVDAVVGLQALTKPIMTKLTQEAITKHSIVKALNKLYKRDIPVHKKVKEASDEESDELGVDKADLDTEASSAQGSNANNHQQAAENLDGDKASVNRASQDKQANSNSGSLDFSQPAVESNWKSN; translated from the coding sequence ATGGGAATCGCAATTGGTGCGACCGCTCTTTCGTTAATACTTATTGCTGTTTGGTTGGTCTCTTTGTCGCTAAGAAAAAAGCGCTTGGAACAAGAACGTAAAGCTCGCGCTGTCGCTTACCGAAAAGCGATTGAAAAAGCACGTATCCAAGAGCAAAAAGATCGTCAATTTAAGGCTGAAACTGGGCATGTGCCGTCGATTCTGTATTTGGCGAAAGAGGCCGAACGAGTCAATCTTAAGGAAGCTCTGTATTGGTACGACAAAGCCGCCCATTTAGACAATGTCAACGGCATGTACGGCATTGTTCGCCTGAGTATGAAGTGCAAAGAAGACCTAATTTTAAGAGAAAAGGCCAATTTTTGGCAGCTAGCGATATCAGCACTGGATAATGACCCGCTTGCAAAATTCGAGGTGGGTAAAGCACTCGTGTTTGGTCGCGGAGTTGAGAAAAACCTCCCGAAAGGCAGCGCCTATATTGAAGAGTCTGCAGCTAGTGGTAACACCGAAGCGATGCTTTTTATGGGGGATTGGTGCTTAGATAGAGAGAACCCAGATTATTCTCCAGAAAGCTCTTTCATGTGGTACAGAAAAGCGGCTGAAAAGAATAACCTAGACGGAAAAATCAAATTGGGTATGAGCTATTTGAACGGTGTTGGCGTTGTCGCTAATCATCGTGAAGCGGTTTACTGGTTTGAAACGGCAGCCGAAAAAAACTGTGCAGAAGCGATGTTTAGAGCCGGTGAGGCGTGGATTGACCATGGTGAACACGGTAATGCTATCGCTTATATCTGGTTATTCTTGTCGGCTCATTTTGGCTATGCGGATGCGAGATATTTGAGGGATAAAGTTGGGGGTGATCTTGGGGTTGATGCTGTCGTGGGATTACAGGCTCTGACTAAGCCGATAATGACTAAGCTGACGCAAGAAGCAATCACCAAGCACTCTATCGTTAAAGCACTCAACAAGCTCTACAAACGCGATATCCCAGTGCATAAGAAAGTGAAAGAAGCTTCTGACGAAGAGAGTGATGAGTTAGGTGTCGATAAGGCGGATTTGGATACTGAAGCCTCAAGTGCTCAAGGTTCAAATGCCAATAATCACCAACAGGCGGCTGAAAACCTTGATGGTGACAAGGCAAGCGTGAATCGAGCATCACAAGATAAGCAAGCTAACTCTAATAGCGGTTCTTTGGATTTTAGCCAACCGGCAGTCGAGTCTAATTGGAAGAGCAATTAG
- the sstT gene encoding serine/threonine transporter SstT, translating into MQNNNMLARIARGNLVLQILAGIVFGVVLAMVSPSAAQDAGLLGSLFVGALKAVAPILVFILVAASIANQKKGQHTHMRPIIVLYLIGTFSAALTAVVLSFMFPTTLTLVAGAEGANPPQGIAEVLHTLLFKLVDNPVSALMNANYIGILAWAIGLGLALHHASATTKAVFEDLSHSVSHIVRFIIRLAPFGIFGLVSATFATTGFDALASYGQLLAVLLSSMLIIALVVNPLLVFIKTKQNPYPLVLQCIRESGVTAFFTRSSAANIPVNMNLCKKLKLDEDTYSVSIPLGATINMAGAAITITVLTLAAVHTMGIEIDIFTAILLSLVAAVSACGASGVAGGSLLLIPLACGLFGISNDVAMQVVAVGFIIGVIQDSAETALNSSTDVVFTAAVCKAEQNKEQ; encoded by the coding sequence ATGCAAAATAACAACATGCTCGCCCGCATCGCTCGTGGAAATCTCGTTCTACAGATCCTTGCTGGTATTGTTTTCGGTGTCGTTCTCGCCATGGTTTCTCCTTCAGCAGCTCAAGATGCAGGCCTATTAGGTAGCCTGTTTGTTGGTGCTCTGAAAGCTGTTGCCCCAATTTTAGTATTCATTCTTGTTGCAGCTTCTATCGCAAACCAAAAGAAAGGTCAGCATACTCATATGCGTCCAATCATTGTGCTTTACCTGATTGGTACGTTCTCTGCAGCACTGACTGCTGTAGTACTGAGCTTCATGTTCCCAACCACTTTGACACTGGTTGCTGGCGCTGAAGGTGCTAACCCTCCTCAAGGTATTGCGGAAGTTCTTCATACGCTTCTATTCAAGCTTGTAGACAACCCAGTTAGCGCACTAATGAACGCGAACTACATCGGTATTCTAGCTTGGGCAATCGGTCTTGGTCTTGCACTGCACCACGCATCTGCAACAACCAAAGCGGTTTTCGAAGACCTAAGCCACAGTGTTTCACACATTGTTCGCTTCATTATTCGTCTTGCGCCATTCGGTATCTTCGGTCTTGTTTCTGCAACATTCGCAACAACAGGCTTCGATGCACTGGCAAGCTACGGTCAACTTCTAGCAGTACTACTAAGCTCAATGCTGATCATCGCACTTGTAGTTAACCCACTGCTTGTATTTATTAAAACAAAACAAAACCCATACCCACTCGTACTGCAATGTATTCGTGAATCTGGTGTAACGGCATTCTTCACTCGTTCAAGCGCTGCAAACATCCCAGTGAACATGAACCTTTGTAAGAAGCTAAAACTAGACGAAGATACTTACTCTGTATCGATTCCTCTAGGCGCAACGATCAACATGGCAGGCGCTGCAATCACCATCACTGTGTTAACGCTTGCTGCTGTACACACTATGGGTATTGAGATTGATATCTTCACTGCGATTCTACTAAGCCTTGTTGCTGCTGTATCAGCATGTGGCGCATCGGGTGTTGCTGGCGGTTCACTACTGCTTATCCCGCTAGCTTGTGGCCTATTCGGCATCTCAAACGATGTAGCGATGCAGGTTGTAGCGGTTGGTTTCATTATCGGTGTGATTCAAGATTCTGCTGAAACAGCGCTCAACAGCTCAACTGACGTAGTGTTCACTGCTGCTGTATGTAAAGCCGAGCAAAACAAAGAGCAATAA
- a CDS encoding LysR family transcriptional regulator → MPNTNQLLLFLDVVQEGSFTKAATLHDMDNSSLSKQIKKLEQDLGVQLLNRSTRSFSLTSAGEDILAQTYVLKDTISQIQGIADSYQSEPKGVLRITSPIYFGQQYLQPIITQFMRKYPDVQIVLSLDDKIANIIAGQFDIAFRFSKLVESNLIAKKIADSNFMLVASNDFVKEHGEPKTPQDLLSLPAVIYTNGDMTVDHLRISEEPHGNTFQSLTIRGNYKVSDVRTMVSCVKDGLGYGFLDQSNLYASMKELGLVTLLPDYAISTVDTAIYAVYPHRKQTKLVKEFITTVQDYIGSPTIWEKMQQD, encoded by the coding sequence GTGCCAAATACTAATCAGTTGTTGTTGTTCTTAGATGTGGTTCAAGAAGGGTCGTTTACCAAAGCGGCAACTTTACACGATATGGACAACTCATCGCTCTCTAAACAGATCAAAAAGCTTGAGCAAGATTTAGGTGTTCAGTTGCTCAACCGATCTACTCGTTCGTTCTCATTGACGTCGGCAGGGGAAGATATTTTAGCGCAAACCTATGTGTTGAAAGACACGATCAGTCAGATCCAAGGCATTGCAGATTCATACCAGTCTGAACCCAAAGGTGTGCTGCGAATTACTTCACCGATCTATTTTGGCCAGCAATACTTGCAACCTATTATTACTCAGTTCATGAGGAAGTATCCGGATGTTCAGATCGTACTTTCACTAGACGATAAGATCGCCAACATCATTGCCGGGCAGTTTGATATTGCATTTCGCTTCAGTAAGCTGGTTGAATCCAACTTGATTGCCAAGAAGATTGCCGACAGCAACTTCATGCTCGTTGCATCGAACGACTTTGTGAAAGAGCACGGTGAGCCAAAGACGCCACAAGATTTGCTCTCCTTACCTGCGGTTATCTATACCAATGGTGATATGACGGTCGATCACCTGCGGATCAGTGAAGAGCCGCATGGCAACACTTTCCAAAGCTTGACGATTCGTGGCAACTATAAGGTGAGTGATGTTCGCACTATGGTGTCTTGCGTAAAAGATGGCTTAGGTTATGGCTTCCTTGACCAATCAAACTTGTATGCCTCAATGAAAGAACTAGGCTTGGTTACGTTACTTCCTGATTATGCAATCTCGACGGTTGATACGGCGATCTACGCTGTGTATCCGCATCGTAAGCAGACCAAATTGGTGAAAGAGTTCATCACTACAGTTCAAGACTATATTGGCTCTCCGACCATTTGGGAGAAGATGCAGCAAGATTAG